From a region of the Oncorhynchus mykiss isolate Arlee chromosome 32, USDA_OmykA_1.1, whole genome shotgun sequence genome:
- the LOC110517409 gene encoding ictacalcin, protein MSGIQQAMSLLIASFHKYSGKEGDKFTLSKVELKELLQAELGEMLGKASDKSAVDRIFKDLDSNKDNTVDFKEYVTLVSCLTVMCNDFFIKK, encoded by the exons ATGTCTGGGATCCAGCAGGCCATGTCTCTCCTCATCGCCTCCTTCCACAAGTactctgggaaggagggagacaaGTTCACCCTCAGCAAGGTTGAGCTGAAAGAGCTGCTCCAGGCTGAACTAGGGGAGATGCTGGGG AAAGCCAGTGACAAGTCAGCAGTGGACAGAATCTTCAAGGACCTGGACTCTAACAAAGACAACACTGTCGACTTCAAGGAATATGTCACTCTGGTGTCCTGCCTCACGGTGATGTGCAATGACTTCTTCATAAAGAAGTAA
- the LOC110510474 gene encoding protein S100-A1, protein MPSDLERAMESMITVFHKYAAKEGSGNTLSRRELRDLMENELSGFLKSQKDPATVDKIMKDLDSNGDGEVDFEEFVSLVVGLSIACEQCYQMHKKKMGK, encoded by the exons ATGCCATCAGACCTGGAACGAGCAATGGAGTCCATGATCACTGTGTTCCACAAGTATGCTGCTAAGGAGGGCAGTGGCAACACTCTGAGCCGCCGTGAGCTAAGGGACCTGATGGAGAACGAGCTCTCTGGCTTCCTCAAG TCTCAGAAGGACCCAGCCACAGTAGACAAGATCATGAAGGATCTGGACTCTAatggggatggagaggtggacttTGAGGAGTTTGTTTCTCTAGTTGTGGGCCTGTCCATCGCCTGTGAACAGTGCTACCAGATGCACAAGAAGAAGATGGGGAagtga